In Firmicutes bacterium CAG:345, a single genomic region encodes these proteins:
- a CDS encoding serine hydroxymethyltransferase (product inferred by homology to UniProt), translated as MISDKDLKDVDFLVFDAIRKERIRQDDHIELIASENYVSKAVLEAQGSIMTNKYAEGYPGHRYYGGCEYVDIVENLARDRIKRLFNCEYANVQPHSGSQANMAVFRTLLNHGDRVLGMKLDAGGHLSHGSALSFSGQDYQVFSYGLDPQTERLNYDEILKYAKEVQPKMIIAGASAYPRIIDFKEFRHIADEVGAYLFVDMAHIAGLIAAGLHPSPIPYAHVVSSTTHKTLRGPRGGLILANDIELGKSIDKNVFPGVQGGPLMHVIAAKAVAFEEALKPDFKDYQKQIVKNADVLAKTLVSKGYHLVSGGTDNHLMLVDVKSHANITGKKAQDVLGKCNITVNKNSIPNDTEKPFITSGIRLGTPACTTRGFVEEDMVEVANIIDLCLTNSYDEEKLDEAKQRALKLTRKYPLPY; from the coding sequence ATGATATCGGATAAAGATTTAAAAGATGTAGATTTTTTAGTTTTTGACGCTATTAGAAAAGAAAGAATTCGTCAGGATGATCATATAGAATTGATCGCTAGTGAGAATTATGTTTCAAAAGCAGTTTTAGAAGCACAAGGTTCTATAATGACAAATAAATATGCGGAAGGTTATCCTGGGCATCGATATTATGGCGGATGTGAATATGTTGATATTGTGGAAAATCTAGCACGTGATAGAATAAAAAGACTTTTCAACTGCGAATATGCTAATGTTCAACCCCATTCTGGTTCTCAGGCTAATATGGCGGTATTTCGTACTTTATTAAATCATGGTGACAGAGTTCTAGGTATGAAACTTGATGCTGGTGGCCATTTATCTCATGGTAGTGCTTTATCTTTCAGCGGTCAAGATTATCAAGTCTTTTCTTATGGTCTAGATCCTCAAACTGAAAGACTTAATTATGATGAAATTTTAAAATATGCTAAAGAAGTGCAACCGAAGATGATAATTGCTGGGGCTTCAGCATATCCACGAATTATTGATTTTAAAGAATTTAGACATATCGCTGATGAAGTTGGCGCATATTTATTTGTTGATATGGCTCATATTGCTGGTCTTATTGCTGCTGGTCTTCATCCTAGCCCAATTCCTTATGCTCATGTTGTTTCTTCAACAACGCATAAAACTTTGCGCGGTCCTCGTGGTGGATTAATTTTAGCAAATGATATTGAGCTTGGAAAAAGTATTGATAAAAATGTTTTTCCTGGAGTTCAAGGCGGTCCTTTAATGCATGTTATTGCGGCTAAAGCTGTGGCTTTTGAAGAAGCTTTAAAGCCAGATTTTAAAGATTATCAAAAACAAATTGTAAAAAATGCTGATGTTTTAGCTAAGACATTAGTATCAAAAGGTTATCATTTAGTCTCCGGTGGTACCGATAACCATCTGATGTTAGTAGATGTGAAATCTCATGCTAATATCACTGGTAAAAAGGCTCAGGATGTTTTAGGGAAATGCAATATTACAGTTAATAAGAATTCTATTCCAAATGATACAGAAAAGCCTTTTATTACTTCGGGTATCAGGCTTGGAACACCAGCTTGTACGACAAGAGGTTTTGTTGAAGAAGATATGGTAGAAGTTGCAAACATCATCGATTTATGTTTAACTAACTCTTATGATGAAGAAAAACTTGATGAGGCTAAACAAAGAGCACTCAAACTTACAAGAAAGTATCCTCTTCCTTATTGA
- a CDS encoding putative uncharacterized protein (product inferred by homology to UniProt), whose translation MIDFYNPTHIYFTSYENIGILIRKYGFSKVVLLCGSSYLKSSGILDNILKKLKEANILTYVYSGITANPDLKNAEEALNLTKEVKPDLLLAVGGGSVLDLAKSVANNFYYDGDILDFNKKKTMPTKALPLATIITIAASGSEMSSSCVISDRKTNFKGGFNSPTNYPLFSILDASLTKSVSEFQTCCGLVDIISHSFERYFCKSEDYQICDLFALGVIRNIVDLTPKLLNNLNDENLRKAMMETGSVSHNGFTSFGKLTSMPCHFVEHLISGKYPEIAHGLGLSWLLGPFMRRNYEVLKDKIKKFGHFVFDEDDPKVALDKFDEYINSLPFNKTMEDFGITSTEKEYYLSLLKPAL comes from the coding sequence ATGATAGATTTTTATAATCCTACGCATATCTATTTTACTAGTTATGAAAATATAGGTATATTGATAAGAAAATATGGCTTTAGTAAAGTTGTTTTACTATGCGGTAGTTCTTATTTGAAATCTTCTGGTATTCTTGATAATATTTTAAAAAAATTAAAAGAAGCTAATATTCTAACTTATGTTTATTCGGGGATAACTGCTAATCCGGATTTAAAAAATGCAGAAGAAGCTTTAAATCTAACAAAAGAAGTTAAACCGGATTTATTATTAGCTGTTGGCGGTGGTAGTGTTTTGGATTTAGCAAAAAGCGTTGCCAATAATTTTTATTATGATGGTGATATACTTGATTTCAATAAAAAGAAAACTATGCCCACTAAGGCTTTACCATTAGCTACAATAATTACAATTGCTGCTAGCGGTAGTGAAATGTCTTCTTCCTGTGTTATTTCAGATCGGAAGACTAATTTCAAAGGTGGCTTTAATTCTCCGACCAATTATCCATTGTTTTCTATTTTAGATGCTAGTTTAACAAAAAGTGTTTCCGAGTTTCAAACTTGCTGTGGTCTTGTTGATATAATTTCGCATAGCTTTGAAAGATATTTTTGCAAGTCTGAAGATTATCAAATCTGTGATCTTTTTGCTCTTGGCGTCATAAGAAATATTGTTGATTTAACACCGAAATTGTTAAATAATTTAAATGATGAAAATTTGCGTAAAGCGATGATGGAAACGGGTTCGGTTTCCCATAATGGATTTACTTCTTTTGGTAAATTAACTTCCATGCCTTGTCATTTTGTAGAACATTTAATTTCAGGGAAATATCCTGAAATCGCTCATGGTTTAGGTCTTAGTTGGCTTTTAGGACCTTTCATGAGAAGAAATTATGAAGTATTAAAAGATAAGATAAAGAAATTTGGTCATTTTGTCTTCGATGAAGATGATCCTAAAGTTGCTTTGGATAAATTTGATGAATATATCAATTCTTTACCATTTAATAAAACAATGGAAGATTTCGGTATTACTAGTACAGAAAAAGAGTATTATCTTTCTTTATTGAAACCAGCTCTATAA
- a CDS encoding regulatory protein TetR (product inferred by homology to UniProt), producing the protein MNRNYSKIIVSTLLNMLKTTPYDEISVATLCRTAGVSRQSFYYYFADLNDCLMSIIIAEGVNVRKNSSYNNIRELLMDLYNYIYANRVIFTNIATSSQAGVLYDKIQKLGKDILRSEITKWIPDVEYLSADDMDYILSFYFANFISSISLWMKKGFSTTPDYEIVHFILVTDGMVKEWVRRFIAFNKRKALPDHSVYSKYIGTANMNNNGEKL; encoded by the coding sequence ATGAATAGAAATTATTCAAAAATTATAGTTTCAACTTTGCTCAATATGTTGAAAACTACCCCATATGATGAAATCAGTGTTGCTACATTATGCCGTACAGCTGGTGTTTCAAGACAGAGTTTCTATTATTATTTTGCTGATTTAAATGATTGTTTAATGTCCATAATTATTGCTGAAGGCGTCAATGTCAGAAAAAATAGTTCTTATAATAATATCCGTGAATTGTTGATGGATTTATATAATTACATCTATGCAAATAGAGTTATTTTTACCAATATTGCTACCAGCAGCCAAGCGGGGGTTTTGTATGATAAAATCCAAAAGCTTGGAAAAGATATTCTTCGTTCGGAAATTACTAAATGGATTCCTGATGTTGAATATTTGAGTGCCGATGATATGGATTATATTTTAAGTTTCTATTTTGCTAATTTTATCTCTTCTATTTCACTTTGGATGAAAAAAGGTTTTTCTACTACTCCAGATTATGAAATAGTTCATTTTATCTTGGTAACTGATGGTATGGTTAAAGAGTGGGTAAGAAGATTTATTGCCTTTAATAAGAGGAAAGCTTTACCTGATCATTCTGTCTATTCAAAATATATTGGCACAGCGAATATGAATAATAATGGGGAAAAATTATGA
- a CDS encoding aminopeptidase II (product inferred by homology to UniProt) produces MKKVKMMKKYADLIAEVGIGANSNQDIVIFASVEMAQFVHYLTLSLYAHKVKNIEVSYSDPLLIKQKMLHTPIKRLSKVNPLDVEAMKSYTDRGMARIMLVGNDPNIYSSVGVEKVTAYNSALNKATFPYRQIYMNNELAWCIAAVPTKKWAERVFPKATPTQAQISLWEAIYKACRIDADNTPIESWKKHIATLNRNANALNKMKLKSLHYQSKNGTDLVIGLPNNYRFAAANAVQSRYNSEFVPNLPTEEVFASPHKDKVDGIVYSSKALSYNGNIIDKFFLKFENGKVVDYGAEVGYDTLKSIIDFDEGSCRLGECALVPFHSPISEMNILFYNTLFDENAACHLALGASFAECVSNGEAMSVEELEEAGLNQSREHVDFMIGTEDLSIIGTDKNGKEIVIFKDGDFAI; encoded by the coding sequence TTTGCATCGGTAGAAATGGCACAATTTGTCCATTATTTAACCTTGTCTCTATATGCTCATAAGGTTAAAAATATTGAAGTTAGTTATTCTGATCCTTTATTGATCAAACAAAAGATGTTACATACCCCTATCAAAAGATTATCCAAGGTTAATCCTTTAGATGTTGAGGCTATGAAATCTTATACTGATAGAGGAATGGCTAGAATTATGTTGGTAGGTAATGATCCTAATATCTATAGTTCTGTCGGTGTTGAAAAGGTTACCGCTTATAATAGTGCTCTTAATAAGGCTACTTTCCCTTATCGTCAAATTTATATGAACAATGAATTAGCTTGGTGTATCGCTGCTGTTCCTACTAAAAAGTGGGCGGAAAGAGTATTCCCAAAAGCTACTCCAACTCAAGCTCAAATAAGTTTGTGGGAAGCTATCTATAAAGCTTGTCGAATCGATGCTGATAATACTCCAATTGAAAGTTGGAAAAAGCATATCGCTACTTTAAATCGCAATGCTAATGCTTTGAATAAGATGAAATTAAAGAGCTTGCACTATCAAAGTAAGAATGGAACAGATTTAGTTATTGGTTTACCAAACAATTATCGTTTTGCTGCTGCTAATGCTGTTCAAAGCCGTTATAATTCAGAATTTGTTCCTAATTTGCCAACTGAGGAAGTCTTTGCTTCTCCACATAAAGATAAGGTTGATGGTATTGTCTATTCCTCAAAGGCTTTATCTTATAATGGCAATATAATTGATAAGTTCTTCCTCAAATTTGAAAATGGTAAGGTTGTTGATTATGGTGCTGAAGTCGGTTACGATACTTTGAAAAGCATCATTGATTTTGATGAAGGATCTTGCCGTTTAGGAGAATGTGCTTTGGTTCCTTTCCATTCTCCAATTTCAGAGATGAATATTCTTTTCTATAATACTTTATTTGATGAAAATGCGGCTTGTCATTTGGCATTGGGTGCTTCTTTTGCTGAATGTGTTTCTAATGGTGAAGCAATGAGCGTTGAAGAACTTGAAGAAGCTGGTTTAAATCAAAGCCGTGAACATGTTGATTTCATGATCGGTACTGAAGATCTTTCGATTATTGGTACTGATAAAAACGGTAAAGAAATTGTCATTTTCAAAGATGGTGATTTCGCTATTTAA